A region of Toxorhynchites rutilus septentrionalis strain SRP chromosome 1, ASM2978413v1, whole genome shotgun sequence DNA encodes the following proteins:
- the LOC129768056 gene encoding uncharacterized protein LOC129768056 isoform X2 has translation MSYSNGTQLKSSPPPGGAPSGGGAGQPRPPGRPQNYTIYNKDSDRLLWEMRATNRTPNTTPVSTVLNSPDLTDLDTKMRYQHSTLMQHHQIKVGRSPVGSGGNNDSNNSTNPSSPTQVHSLQEHPGQYQMHQREAAFSSFSLLSDGEMVVFDDIDTVGNNWRMSGDQGILGSSPVPSENEDSCGSDRGGSSAAGRDGDGDERNYYDVDSTKIQRIIGGLTIAEYEGSPRRFGNIDREDVEQGGGKPPGRPRPGFPKRVISPCLSEANQTPRAQSHPELIDFNEDGEPVEGRRPLIMTSESKFNQTYVDYFSSSNELEEADQHNQTPTNLLTNNDNLSGGGGGNDENYFFSYGINRNAQSNSYVGQRLATKPNLSDDIERDEDSGDPLQRDEHRVEQSSDDIHLSNSYPYYQKLNNNHYHYANSNAPHADTQHSQQRFYHSHFAHAHVGYGSITGGGGESRDIELYIDSAGSRSSGGGESELEQRSHHAHHQHHHHHQQQQQHQHQHQHSIDSKLRNFTLSPETTDYDSNCGDLDSEVSLRYIGNEYGISGDLNGLSGHGGNGGTNDSATDYGRLYSSMPILEDGLSSGHASDTENNLPLPGSGISIVMDQHQLAASAGGAVETGVPAGVEQESGYPFISSIMMAAEQQQQQQQQQDQQLDSSDVVQEAIKDIKAALQKTKILPSTEGISAFDSEQHGPDEAASPVWVPRSYDKSRESLDSDQPVKLLSADEEEADTDLETDRLLGQQRLDEHGFGEDKSWTERPTIRSARSPSVSLVSKNQTAIRAGVGTQLSAESPVNNNLGITGVYGNGGSMQCITTGSEKEDLKQQPLTPPGETSPVLKSDKKGKSKTKEVLIEGVLFRARYLGSTQLVCEGQPTKSTRMMQAEEAVSRIKAPEGESQPSTEVDLFISTEKIMVLNTDLKEIMMDHALRTISYIADIGDLVVLMARRRFVPQDVDPGDPAAPLATAVQATINAGTTTTGATDSGGSPPKKSLPRGNRTPKMICHVFESEEAQFIAQSIGQAFQVAYMEFLKANGIEDHSFMKEMDYQEVLNSQEIFGDELEIFAKKELQKEVVVPKAKGEILGVVIVESGWGSMLPTVVIANLASTGAAARCGQLNIGDQIIAINGLSLVGLPLSTCQGYIKNTKNQTAVKFTVVPCAPVVEVRIKRPNTKYQLGFSVQNGVICSLLRGGIAERGGVRVGHRIIEINSQSVVAVPHEKIVNLLATSVGEIHMKTMPTSMFRLLTGQENPVYI, from the exons ATGTCTTACTCAAACGGAACTCAGCTCAAATCATCTCCTCCGCCAGGGGGAGCACCGAGTGGTGGAGGCGCCGGTCAGCCGCGTCCTCCAGGCCGACCCCAAAACTATACAATCTACAACAAAGACTCGGACCGGTTGCTGTGGGAAATGAGGGCGACCAACAGGACCCCAAATACCACCCCGGTCAGTACGGTGCTAAACTCGCCGGATCTTACCGACCTGGACACGAAGATGCGCTACCAGCACAGCACCCTGATGCAGCACCATCAGATTAAGGTGGGCCGCAGTCCGGTCGGAAGTGGGGGCAACAATGACAGTAATAATTCTACCAACCCGTCGAGCCCAACGCAGGTCCATTCGCTGCAGGAGCACCCTGGTCAGTACCAAATGCACCAACGGGAGGCTGCGTTCTCGTCGTTCTCTTTGTTGTCGGACGGAGAGATGGTTGTGTTCGACGACATCGATACCGTAGGGAACAACTGGCGGATGAGTGGGGACCAAGGTATACTAGGGAGTTCCCCGGTGCCCTCGGAGAACGAGGACAGCTGCGGTTCCGACAGGGGGGGTAGTAGTGCTGCCGGACGGGACGGCGATGGTGACGAGAGGAATTACTACGATGTGGATAGCACGAAGATTCAGCGGATTATCGGCGGGTTGACGATCGCGGAGTACGAGGGTTCTCCGCGGAGGTTCGGTAATATCGATCGGGAGGATGTGGAACAAGGAGGTGGAAAGCCACCCGGGAGACCACGGCCGGGATTTCCGAAG cgGGTGATTTCACCATGTTTATCGGAAGCCAATCAAACGCCGAGGGCCCAATCTCATCCGGAATTGATCGATTTCAACGAGGATGGCGAACCCGTCGAAGGCCGACGGCCCTTGATTATGACCAGCGAGAGTAAGTTCAATCAAACGTACGTCGATTATTTCTCATCCAGCAATGAGCTTGAAGAGGCCGATCAGCACAATCAAACACCGACGAATTTACTAACCAATAACGATAATCTTAGTGGCGGTGGTGGAGGGAACGATGAAAACTATTTCTTTTCCTATGGGATCAATCGGAATGCTCAAAGCAACTCGTACGTCGGTCAGCGACTGGCTACCAAACCGAATCTCAGTGATGATATAGAGCGGGATGAGGATTCCGGTGATCCTTTGCAGCGAGACGAACACCGGGTGGAACAGAGTTCTGATGACATTCATCTCAGCAACAGCTATCCGTACTATCAAAAGCTTAATAACAATCACTACCATTATGCTAACTCGAACGCGCCCCATGCGGACACTCAGCACTCTCAGCAACGCTTCTATCATTCCCATTTCGCTCATGCTCACGTCGGTTACGGGTCAATCACAGGGGGTGGTGGGGAATCAAGGGATATCGAGCTGTACATTGACTCGGCGGGCAGTCGGAGTAGCGGAGGCGGTGAATCGGAGCTGGAGCAGAGGTCGCACCATGCGCaccatcaacatcatcatcatcatcagcagcagcaacagcaccaACATCAGCATCAACATTCCATCGATAGTAAGTTGAGAAATTTCACTCTTTCGCCGGAGACGACCGATTACGATTCGAACTGTGGCGATCTGGACTCCGAAGTGTCCCTGCGCTACATTGGGAATGAATATG GTATCTCCGGGGATCTGAATGGATTATCGGGACACGGAGGAAACGGTGGGACTAACGATAGCGCCACGGACTATGGTCGACTGTATAGCAGTATGCCAATCCTCGAGGATGGTCTCTCCAGTGGGCATGCTTCCGATACTGAGAACAATCTACCTCTGCCCGGATCGGGGATTTCGATAGTTATGGACCAGCATCAGCTGGCGGCTAGTGCTGGAGGTGCGGTCGAGACTGGTGTGCCAGCTGGGGTGGAGCAAGAGTCGGGGTATCCTTTTATATCTTCCATCATGATGGCTgccgagcagcagcagcagcagcagcagcagcaagacCAACAACTGGACTCGAGTGACGTGGTACAGGAGGCTATCAAAGACATCAAAGCAGCTCTGCAGAAGACCAAAATACTGCCTTCAACCGAGGGAATCTCGGCGTTTGACTCCGAGCAGCATGGACCCGATGAGGCTGCATCTCCTGTGTGGGTTCCCAG ATCATACGACAAATCCCGCGAGAGTTTGGATTCCGATCAGCCGGTGAAACTGTTGAGTGCGGACGAGGAGGAAGCGGACACCGATTTGGAGACGGATCGTCTCCTAGGCCAGCAGCGGTTAGATGAGCATGGTTTCGGCGAAGACAAG AGCTGGACGGAACGGCCAACGATCCGATCGGCACGGTCGCCATCGGTGTCTCTGGTCAGCAAAAACCAGACCGCTATCCGGGCCGGCGTTGGGACGCAACTGTCCGCCGAATCGCCCGTGAACAACAACCTCGGTATCACGGGTGTTTACGGGAACGGCGGCTCGATGCAGTGTATCACGACGGGGTCCGAAAAGGAGGACCTCAAGCAGCAGCCACTCACGCCTCCGGGCGAAACCAGTCCGGTGCTCAAAAGT GACAAAAAAGGCAAAAGCAAAACAAAGGAAG TACTGATCGAGGGCGTTCTGTTCCGAGCGCGCTATCTCGGCTCGACCCAGCTGGTGTGCGAGGGTCAGCCAACGAAGTCGACCCGCATGATGCAAGCCGAGGAGGCGGTTTCGAGGATTAAG GCACCTGAGGGCGAATCTCAACCGAGCACCGAGGTGGATCTGTTCATTTCGACGGAAAAAATAATGGTGCTCAATACTGATCTGAAGGAGATCATGATGGACCACGCGTTGCGCACCATCTCTTACATTGCCGACATCGGAGATCTGGTGGTTCTGATGGCACGAAGACGCTTCGTACCGCAGGATGTGGATCCGGGGGATCCGGCGGCTCCGTTGGCGACAGCTGTGCAAGCTACCATCAATGCCGGGACTACCACTACCGGGGCCACCGACAGTGGCGGTAGTCCACCAAAGAAATCCCTGCCGCGGGGTAACCGGACGCCTAAAATGATCTGCCACGTGTTCGAGAGCGAGGAGGCCCAATTTATCGCCCAGTCGATCGGGCAGGCCTTCCAGGTGGCCTACATGGAGTTCCTGAAGGCGAACGGAATTGAGGATCATAGTTTTATGAAGGAAATGGACTACCAGGAGGTGCTCAATAGTCAGGAGATATTCGGGGATGAGTTGGAGATATTCGCCAAGAAGGAGCTGCAGAAGGAGGTTGTGGTGCCGAAAGCGAAAGGGGAAATACTGGGGGTTGTGATCGTTGAGTCGGGCTGGGGATCGATGCTACCAACAGTGGTGATAGCGAATTTGGCGTCCACAGGGGCGGCAGCCAGGTGCGGCCAGTTGAACATTGGCGACCAGATTATAGCGATCAACGGGTTGAGTTTGGTGGGACTGCCACTGTCCACCTGCCAGGGTTACATTAAGAACACAAAGAATCAGACGGCTGTGAAGTTTACCGTTGTACCGTGTGCGCCTGTGGTGGAGGTGCGAATCAAGCGACCAAATACGAAGTATCAGCTCGGGTTCAGCGTGCAGAATGGAGTG
- the LOC129768056 gene encoding uncharacterized protein LOC129768056 isoform X1, protein MSYSNGTQLKSSPPPGGAPSGGGAGQPRPPGRPQNYTIYNKDSDRLLWEMRATNRTPNTTPVSTVLNSPDLTDLDTKMRYQHSTLMQHHQIKVGRSPVGSGGNNDSNNSTNPSSPTQVHSLQEHPGQYQMHQREAAFSSFSLLSDGEMVVFDDIDTVGNNWRMSGDQGILGSSPVPSENEDSCGSDRGGSSAAGRDGDGDERNYYDVDSTKIQRIIGGLTIAEYEGSPRRFGNIDREDVEQGGGKPPGRPRPGFPKRVISPCLSEANQTPRAQSHPELIDFNEDGEPVEGRRPLIMTSESKFNQTYVDYFSSSNELEEADQHNQTPTNLLTNNDNLSGGGGGNDENYFFSYGINRNAQSNSYVGQRLATKPNLSDDIERDEDSGDPLQRDEHRVEQSSDDIHLSNSYPYYQKLNNNHYHYANSNAPHADTQHSQQRFYHSHFAHAHVGYGSITGGGGESRDIELYIDSAGSRSSGGGESELEQRSHHAHHQHHHHHQQQQQHQHQHQHSIDSKLRNFTLSPETTDYDSNCGDLDSEVSLRYIGNEYGISGDLNGLSGHGGNGGTNDSATDYGRLYSSMPILEDGLSSGHASDTENNLPLPGSGISIVMDQHQLAASAGGAVETGVPAGVEQESGYPFISSIMMAAEQQQQQQQQQDQQLDSSDVVQEAIKDIKAALQKTKILPSTEGISAFDSEQHGPDEAASPVWVPRSYDKSRESLDSDQPVKLLSADEEEADTDLETDRLLGQQRLDEHGFGEDKSWTERPTIRSARSPSVSLVSKNQTAIRAGVGTQLSAESPVNNNLGITGVYGNGGSMQCITTGSEKEDLKQQPLTPPGETSPVLKSDKKGKSKTKEGLLNPSVLIEGVLFRARYLGSTQLVCEGQPTKSTRMMQAEEAVSRIKAPEGESQPSTEVDLFISTEKIMVLNTDLKEIMMDHALRTISYIADIGDLVVLMARRRFVPQDVDPGDPAAPLATAVQATINAGTTTTGATDSGGSPPKKSLPRGNRTPKMICHVFESEEAQFIAQSIGQAFQVAYMEFLKANGIEDHSFMKEMDYQEVLNSQEIFGDELEIFAKKELQKEVVVPKAKGEILGVVIVESGWGSMLPTVVIANLASTGAAARCGQLNIGDQIIAINGLSLVGLPLSTCQGYIKNTKNQTAVKFTVVPCAPVVEVRIKRPNTKYQLGFSVQNGVICSLLRGGIAERGGVRVGHRIIEINSQSVVAVPHEKIVNLLATSVGEIHMKTMPTSMFRLLTGQENPVYI, encoded by the exons ATGTCTTACTCAAACGGAACTCAGCTCAAATCATCTCCTCCGCCAGGGGGAGCACCGAGTGGTGGAGGCGCCGGTCAGCCGCGTCCTCCAGGCCGACCCCAAAACTATACAATCTACAACAAAGACTCGGACCGGTTGCTGTGGGAAATGAGGGCGACCAACAGGACCCCAAATACCACCCCGGTCAGTACGGTGCTAAACTCGCCGGATCTTACCGACCTGGACACGAAGATGCGCTACCAGCACAGCACCCTGATGCAGCACCATCAGATTAAGGTGGGCCGCAGTCCGGTCGGAAGTGGGGGCAACAATGACAGTAATAATTCTACCAACCCGTCGAGCCCAACGCAGGTCCATTCGCTGCAGGAGCACCCTGGTCAGTACCAAATGCACCAACGGGAGGCTGCGTTCTCGTCGTTCTCTTTGTTGTCGGACGGAGAGATGGTTGTGTTCGACGACATCGATACCGTAGGGAACAACTGGCGGATGAGTGGGGACCAAGGTATACTAGGGAGTTCCCCGGTGCCCTCGGAGAACGAGGACAGCTGCGGTTCCGACAGGGGGGGTAGTAGTGCTGCCGGACGGGACGGCGATGGTGACGAGAGGAATTACTACGATGTGGATAGCACGAAGATTCAGCGGATTATCGGCGGGTTGACGATCGCGGAGTACGAGGGTTCTCCGCGGAGGTTCGGTAATATCGATCGGGAGGATGTGGAACAAGGAGGTGGAAAGCCACCCGGGAGACCACGGCCGGGATTTCCGAAG cgGGTGATTTCACCATGTTTATCGGAAGCCAATCAAACGCCGAGGGCCCAATCTCATCCGGAATTGATCGATTTCAACGAGGATGGCGAACCCGTCGAAGGCCGACGGCCCTTGATTATGACCAGCGAGAGTAAGTTCAATCAAACGTACGTCGATTATTTCTCATCCAGCAATGAGCTTGAAGAGGCCGATCAGCACAATCAAACACCGACGAATTTACTAACCAATAACGATAATCTTAGTGGCGGTGGTGGAGGGAACGATGAAAACTATTTCTTTTCCTATGGGATCAATCGGAATGCTCAAAGCAACTCGTACGTCGGTCAGCGACTGGCTACCAAACCGAATCTCAGTGATGATATAGAGCGGGATGAGGATTCCGGTGATCCTTTGCAGCGAGACGAACACCGGGTGGAACAGAGTTCTGATGACATTCATCTCAGCAACAGCTATCCGTACTATCAAAAGCTTAATAACAATCACTACCATTATGCTAACTCGAACGCGCCCCATGCGGACACTCAGCACTCTCAGCAACGCTTCTATCATTCCCATTTCGCTCATGCTCACGTCGGTTACGGGTCAATCACAGGGGGTGGTGGGGAATCAAGGGATATCGAGCTGTACATTGACTCGGCGGGCAGTCGGAGTAGCGGAGGCGGTGAATCGGAGCTGGAGCAGAGGTCGCACCATGCGCaccatcaacatcatcatcatcatcagcagcagcaacagcaccaACATCAGCATCAACATTCCATCGATAGTAAGTTGAGAAATTTCACTCTTTCGCCGGAGACGACCGATTACGATTCGAACTGTGGCGATCTGGACTCCGAAGTGTCCCTGCGCTACATTGGGAATGAATATG GTATCTCCGGGGATCTGAATGGATTATCGGGACACGGAGGAAACGGTGGGACTAACGATAGCGCCACGGACTATGGTCGACTGTATAGCAGTATGCCAATCCTCGAGGATGGTCTCTCCAGTGGGCATGCTTCCGATACTGAGAACAATCTACCTCTGCCCGGATCGGGGATTTCGATAGTTATGGACCAGCATCAGCTGGCGGCTAGTGCTGGAGGTGCGGTCGAGACTGGTGTGCCAGCTGGGGTGGAGCAAGAGTCGGGGTATCCTTTTATATCTTCCATCATGATGGCTgccgagcagcagcagcagcagcagcagcagcaagacCAACAACTGGACTCGAGTGACGTGGTACAGGAGGCTATCAAAGACATCAAAGCAGCTCTGCAGAAGACCAAAATACTGCCTTCAACCGAGGGAATCTCGGCGTTTGACTCCGAGCAGCATGGACCCGATGAGGCTGCATCTCCTGTGTGGGTTCCCAG ATCATACGACAAATCCCGCGAGAGTTTGGATTCCGATCAGCCGGTGAAACTGTTGAGTGCGGACGAGGAGGAAGCGGACACCGATTTGGAGACGGATCGTCTCCTAGGCCAGCAGCGGTTAGATGAGCATGGTTTCGGCGAAGACAAG AGCTGGACGGAACGGCCAACGATCCGATCGGCACGGTCGCCATCGGTGTCTCTGGTCAGCAAAAACCAGACCGCTATCCGGGCCGGCGTTGGGACGCAACTGTCCGCCGAATCGCCCGTGAACAACAACCTCGGTATCACGGGTGTTTACGGGAACGGCGGCTCGATGCAGTGTATCACGACGGGGTCCGAAAAGGAGGACCTCAAGCAGCAGCCACTCACGCCTCCGGGCGAAACCAGTCCGGTGCTCAAAAGT GACAAAAAAGGCAAAAGCAAAACAAAGGAAG GCCTCCTAAATCCCTCAGTACTGATCGAGGGCGTTCTGTTCCGAGCGCGCTATCTCGGCTCGACCCAGCTGGTGTGCGAGGGTCAGCCAACGAAGTCGACCCGCATGATGCAAGCCGAGGAGGCGGTTTCGAGGATTAAG GCACCTGAGGGCGAATCTCAACCGAGCACCGAGGTGGATCTGTTCATTTCGACGGAAAAAATAATGGTGCTCAATACTGATCTGAAGGAGATCATGATGGACCACGCGTTGCGCACCATCTCTTACATTGCCGACATCGGAGATCTGGTGGTTCTGATGGCACGAAGACGCTTCGTACCGCAGGATGTGGATCCGGGGGATCCGGCGGCTCCGTTGGCGACAGCTGTGCAAGCTACCATCAATGCCGGGACTACCACTACCGGGGCCACCGACAGTGGCGGTAGTCCACCAAAGAAATCCCTGCCGCGGGGTAACCGGACGCCTAAAATGATCTGCCACGTGTTCGAGAGCGAGGAGGCCCAATTTATCGCCCAGTCGATCGGGCAGGCCTTCCAGGTGGCCTACATGGAGTTCCTGAAGGCGAACGGAATTGAGGATCATAGTTTTATGAAGGAAATGGACTACCAGGAGGTGCTCAATAGTCAGGAGATATTCGGGGATGAGTTGGAGATATTCGCCAAGAAGGAGCTGCAGAAGGAGGTTGTGGTGCCGAAAGCGAAAGGGGAAATACTGGGGGTTGTGATCGTTGAGTCGGGCTGGGGATCGATGCTACCAACAGTGGTGATAGCGAATTTGGCGTCCACAGGGGCGGCAGCCAGGTGCGGCCAGTTGAACATTGGCGACCAGATTATAGCGATCAACGGGTTGAGTTTGGTGGGACTGCCACTGTCCACCTGCCAGGGTTACATTAAGAACACAAAGAATCAGACGGCTGTGAAGTTTACCGTTGTACCGTGTGCGCCTGTGGTGGAGGTGCGAATCAAGCGACCAAATACGAAGTATCAGCTCGGGTTCAGCGTGCAGAATGGAGTG
- the LOC129768056 gene encoding uncharacterized protein LOC129768056 isoform X6 → MSYSNGTQLKSSPPPGGAPSGGGAGQPRPPGRPQNYTIYNKDSDRLLWEMRATNRTPNTTPVSTVLNSPDLTDLDTKMRYQHSTLMQHHQIKVGRSPVGSGGNNDSNNSTNPSSPTQVHSLQEHPGQYQMHQREAAFSSFSLLSDGEMVVFDDIDTVGNNWRMSGDQGILGSSPVPSENEDSCGSDRGGSSAAGRDGDGDERNYYDVDSTKIQRIIGGLTIAEYEGSPRRFGNIDREDVEQGGGKPPGRPRPGFPKRVISPCLSEANQTPRAQSHPELIDFNEDGEPVEGRRPLIMTSESISGDLNGLSGHGGNGGTNDSATDYGRLYSSMPILEDGLSSGHASDTENNLPLPGSGISIVMDQHQLAASAGGAVETGVPAGVEQESGYPFISSIMMAAEQQQQQQQQQDQQLDSSDVVQEAIKDIKAALQKTKILPSTEGISAFDSEQHGPDEAASPVWVPRSYDKSRESLDSDQPVKLLSADEEEADTDLETDRLLGQQRLDEHGFGEDKSWTERPTIRSARSPSVSLVSKNQTAIRAGVGTQLSAESPVNNNLGITGVYGNGGSMQCITTGSEKEDLKQQPLTPPGETSPVLKSDKKGKSKTKEGLLNPSVLIEGVLFRARYLGSTQLVCEGQPTKSTRMMQAEEAVSRIKAPEGESQPSTEVDLFISTEKIMVLNTDLKEIMMDHALRTISYIADIGDLVVLMARRRFVPQDVDPGDPAAPLATAVQATINAGTTTTGATDSGGSPPKKSLPRGNRTPKMICHVFESEEAQFIAQSIGQAFQVAYMEFLKANGIEDHSFMKEMDYQEVLNSQEIFGDELEIFAKKELQKEVVVPKAKGEILGVVIVESGWGSMLPTVVIANLASTGAAARCGQLNIGDQIIAINGLSLVGLPLSTCQGYIKNTKNQTAVKFTVVPCAPVVEVRIKRPNTKYQLGFSVQNGVICSLLRGGIAERGGVRVGHRIIEINSQSVVAVPHEKIVNLLATSVGEIHMKTMPTSMFRLLTGQENPVYI, encoded by the exons ATGTCTTACTCAAACGGAACTCAGCTCAAATCATCTCCTCCGCCAGGGGGAGCACCGAGTGGTGGAGGCGCCGGTCAGCCGCGTCCTCCAGGCCGACCCCAAAACTATACAATCTACAACAAAGACTCGGACCGGTTGCTGTGGGAAATGAGGGCGACCAACAGGACCCCAAATACCACCCCGGTCAGTACGGTGCTAAACTCGCCGGATCTTACCGACCTGGACACGAAGATGCGCTACCAGCACAGCACCCTGATGCAGCACCATCAGATTAAGGTGGGCCGCAGTCCGGTCGGAAGTGGGGGCAACAATGACAGTAATAATTCTACCAACCCGTCGAGCCCAACGCAGGTCCATTCGCTGCAGGAGCACCCTGGTCAGTACCAAATGCACCAACGGGAGGCTGCGTTCTCGTCGTTCTCTTTGTTGTCGGACGGAGAGATGGTTGTGTTCGACGACATCGATACCGTAGGGAACAACTGGCGGATGAGTGGGGACCAAGGTATACTAGGGAGTTCCCCGGTGCCCTCGGAGAACGAGGACAGCTGCGGTTCCGACAGGGGGGGTAGTAGTGCTGCCGGACGGGACGGCGATGGTGACGAGAGGAATTACTACGATGTGGATAGCACGAAGATTCAGCGGATTATCGGCGGGTTGACGATCGCGGAGTACGAGGGTTCTCCGCGGAGGTTCGGTAATATCGATCGGGAGGATGTGGAACAAGGAGGTGGAAAGCCACCCGGGAGACCACGGCCGGGATTTCCGAAG cgGGTGATTTCACCATGTTTATCGGAAGCCAATCAAACGCCGAGGGCCCAATCTCATCCGGAATTGATCGATTTCAACGAGGATGGCGAACCCGTCGAAGGCCGACGGCCCTTGATTATGACCAGCGAGA GTATCTCCGGGGATCTGAATGGATTATCGGGACACGGAGGAAACGGTGGGACTAACGATAGCGCCACGGACTATGGTCGACTGTATAGCAGTATGCCAATCCTCGAGGATGGTCTCTCCAGTGGGCATGCTTCCGATACTGAGAACAATCTACCTCTGCCCGGATCGGGGATTTCGATAGTTATGGACCAGCATCAGCTGGCGGCTAGTGCTGGAGGTGCGGTCGAGACTGGTGTGCCAGCTGGGGTGGAGCAAGAGTCGGGGTATCCTTTTATATCTTCCATCATGATGGCTgccgagcagcagcagcagcagcagcagcagcaagacCAACAACTGGACTCGAGTGACGTGGTACAGGAGGCTATCAAAGACATCAAAGCAGCTCTGCAGAAGACCAAAATACTGCCTTCAACCGAGGGAATCTCGGCGTTTGACTCCGAGCAGCATGGACCCGATGAGGCTGCATCTCCTGTGTGGGTTCCCAG ATCATACGACAAATCCCGCGAGAGTTTGGATTCCGATCAGCCGGTGAAACTGTTGAGTGCGGACGAGGAGGAAGCGGACACCGATTTGGAGACGGATCGTCTCCTAGGCCAGCAGCGGTTAGATGAGCATGGTTTCGGCGAAGACAAG AGCTGGACGGAACGGCCAACGATCCGATCGGCACGGTCGCCATCGGTGTCTCTGGTCAGCAAAAACCAGACCGCTATCCGGGCCGGCGTTGGGACGCAACTGTCCGCCGAATCGCCCGTGAACAACAACCTCGGTATCACGGGTGTTTACGGGAACGGCGGCTCGATGCAGTGTATCACGACGGGGTCCGAAAAGGAGGACCTCAAGCAGCAGCCACTCACGCCTCCGGGCGAAACCAGTCCGGTGCTCAAAAGT GACAAAAAAGGCAAAAGCAAAACAAAGGAAG GCCTCCTAAATCCCTCAGTACTGATCGAGGGCGTTCTGTTCCGAGCGCGCTATCTCGGCTCGACCCAGCTGGTGTGCGAGGGTCAGCCAACGAAGTCGACCCGCATGATGCAAGCCGAGGAGGCGGTTTCGAGGATTAAG GCACCTGAGGGCGAATCTCAACCGAGCACCGAGGTGGATCTGTTCATTTCGACGGAAAAAATAATGGTGCTCAATACTGATCTGAAGGAGATCATGATGGACCACGCGTTGCGCACCATCTCTTACATTGCCGACATCGGAGATCTGGTGGTTCTGATGGCACGAAGACGCTTCGTACCGCAGGATGTGGATCCGGGGGATCCGGCGGCTCCGTTGGCGACAGCTGTGCAAGCTACCATCAATGCCGGGACTACCACTACCGGGGCCACCGACAGTGGCGGTAGTCCACCAAAGAAATCCCTGCCGCGGGGTAACCGGACGCCTAAAATGATCTGCCACGTGTTCGAGAGCGAGGAGGCCCAATTTATCGCCCAGTCGATCGGGCAGGCCTTCCAGGTGGCCTACATGGAGTTCCTGAAGGCGAACGGAATTGAGGATCATAGTTTTATGAAGGAAATGGACTACCAGGAGGTGCTCAATAGTCAGGAGATATTCGGGGATGAGTTGGAGATATTCGCCAAGAAGGAGCTGCAGAAGGAGGTTGTGGTGCCGAAAGCGAAAGGGGAAATACTGGGGGTTGTGATCGTTGAGTCGGGCTGGGGATCGATGCTACCAACAGTGGTGATAGCGAATTTGGCGTCCACAGGGGCGGCAGCCAGGTGCGGCCAGTTGAACATTGGCGACCAGATTATAGCGATCAACGGGTTGAGTTTGGTGGGACTGCCACTGTCCACCTGCCAGGGTTACATTAAGAACACAAAGAATCAGACGGCTGTGAAGTTTACCGTTGTACCGTGTGCGCCTGTGGTGGAGGTGCGAATCAAGCGACCAAATACGAAGTATCAGCTCGGGTTCAGCGTGCAGAATGGAGTG